A genomic segment from Antedon mediterranea chromosome 6, ecAntMedi1.1, whole genome shotgun sequence encodes:
- the LOC140051924 gene encoding pancreatic triacylglycerol lipase-like, with protein MASKSGVILSILLLSTVQCVTGFKPLRDWIFGKSTIVCYSDIGCFDKGPPFYDVPDRPISYLPDTRDQVGTTFLLNTRKNPTHHQELKTKDLSTITNSFFNPALGTKIMTHGFLESGNVWWLEDMKTEFLNNDDFNVIRVGWAPGARELYGQASANTRIVGAEISFLLDKLKELYGYTADKVHVIGHSLGAHVASYVGEEQTNPKLGRITGMDPAGPYFEGMDIIVRLDPSDATFVDIIHTDTDPIYTFGYGIYVPVGHMDFYPNGGFEQVGCDQGIISNLITEGGVYDAGVQYVACNHMRSYEYFIESINTKCPFRAYECTHRGYGKDGYKYFSRGECFDGSEGVRLGFDSIKHKPADGVNNVIYYLETNDKSSYCGYNFKFEVFIDDPGWMKGSTEKGKLFVTLMGYNTQSKRIALTKNSESFIPGALSTYIAASDADPGTLSGILFEWEYDPDWYKPWDWDIWTNPEIYVHKIVITDGEDSSSVTMCGARGDKIKANEDTAAMFPVNNCD; from the exons GCAAATCTACAATCGTCTGCTACAGTGATATCGGGTGTTTCGATAAAGGACCGCCATTTTATGATGTACCGGATCGTCCTATAAGTTACCTCCCTGATACTAGAGACCAAGTTGGCACAACTTTTCTTTTAAACACCCGAAAGAACCCAACCCACCACCAAGAACTAAAAACCAAGGATTTATCGACCATTACAAACTCATTCTTTAATCCCGCCTTGGGGACAAAGATTATGACCCATGGGTTTTTGGAGTCCGGAAACGTTTGGTGGCTAGAAGATATGAAGACAGAATTTCTGAATAACGatgattttaatgttataaGAGTTGGCTGGGCTCCCGGAGCACGTGAATTATACGGGCAAGCAAGTGCCAACACTCGAATTGTTGGTGCTGAAATATCATTTCTATTGGACAAGTTAAAG GAATTGTATGGCTACACCGCTGATAAAGTCCACGTGATCGGACACAGTCTTGGCGCTCACGTCGCAAGTTACGTAGGAGAGGAGCAAACTAATCCTAAACTAGGACGAATTACAg GAATGGATCCAGCAGGACCCTATTTCGAAGGCATGGATATCATTGTTCGTCTGGATCCATCCGATGCGACGTTTGTTGATATTATTCACACTGACACAGATCCGATCTATACATTTG GATACGGAATATATGTACCGGTTGGACACATGGACTTTTACCCAAATGGAGGGTTCGAGCAGGTTGGCTGTGATCAGGGTATTATATCTAATCTTATCACAGAGGGCGGTGTGTACGATG CCGGTGTTCAGTACGTGGCCTGCAACCATATGCGTTCATACGAATACTTCATCGAGTCAATCAACACAAAGTGTCCATTCAGGGCGTACGAATGTACCCATAGAGGTTATGGGAAAGACGGTTACAAGTACTTCTCCCGTGGCGAGTGCTTCGATGGAAGTGAAGGAGTTAGACTAGGCTTCGATTCAATTAAACACAAACCTGCTGATGGTGTAAACAATGTCATATATTATTTGGAGACTAACGATAAATCATCATACTGTG gGTATAATTTCAAGTTTGAAGTGTTCATAGACGATCCTGGTTGGATGAAAGGTAGTACCGAAAAGGGCAAGCTTTTTGTGACACTCATGGGGTACAATACTCAATCAAAGCGGATTGCGTTAACAAA gaaTTCCGAGTCATTTATACCTGGAGCACTGAGCACATACATAGCCGCGTCTGACGCAGACCCTGGTACCCTGTCTGGAATTCTGTTTGAGTGGGAATACGACCCAGACTGGTACAAGCCCTGGGATTGGGATATTTGGACCAACCCGGAGATATACGTACACAAGATTGTTATCACTGATGGAGAGGATTCTAGCAG TGTTACCATGTGTGGGGCTAGGGGAGACAAAATCAAGGCAAATGAAGACACTGCTGCCATGTTTCCAGTCAATAACTGTGACTAA
- the LOC140051925 gene encoding uncharacterized protein — translation MCSNCITNTYTIPESVIAKMRFLTFIAVTFVLIDLSCAETFNVEVKIDQPPQRVQRKQEDKGVLFITFIGADHQTGKLPLSKKSEVFTPGQVYSYELTDVPDDLGDLVGVYLYWDYDADWYNPLKWDIWIDPIMYVHELRITSPTQKYVMCGSKAPIMAGKENRAFFTSSVPCA, via the exons ATGTGTTCCAATTGTATTACAAATACGTACACGATTCCCGAGTCTGTAATTGCAAAAATGAGGTTTCTAACATTTATTGCCGTTACCTTCGTTCTCATTGATTTGTCATGcg cGGAGACGTTCAATGTAGAAGTTAAGATTGATCAACCCCCACAACGAGTTCAGAGAAAGCAAGAGGATAAAGGCGTGCTTTTCATCACGTTTATTGGTGCAGACCATCAGACTGGAAAACTTCCTCTaagcaa AAAATCAGAGGTCTTCACACCAGGCCAGGTGTACTCATATGAGCTAACAGACGTCCCAGATGACCTAGGCGATCTGGTTGGCGTGTACTTGTACTGGGATTACGATGCAGATTGGTATAATCCTTTAAAATGGGACATCTGGATTGATCCTATTATGTATGTACATGAGCTGAGGATTACATCGCCAACCCAGAA ATATGTAATGTGTGGCAGCAAGGCTCCAATAATGGCGGGGAAAGAGAACAGAGCATTCTTCACAAGTTCGGTACCATGTGCTTga
- the LOC140052009 gene encoding uncharacterized protein yields MEIQHQENIISKQCEEVYKQWKDTKHSQLKSNFNISSSEVSSDGKFVVGPVGEGGGYMELRNGDVQLLIPPGSMPQQREGYGYVFMYLDTVEYNTEKHYVIICGPPGIRFSSSIILRFPNLKQNGGLLYEQMHTRIKLSVQKLGEPMKWRPYDTSSDGLCCIEESAVILHLNHFTGIKFDSGVQTISEGNTPIYVSAFLEKNTQNTFTFRVFCSTYYALRNLKDEEQGSSQALGKPVKVGSYNSSDEVNFRITDCVECKTKPLEYMICVSDVFSDMGYIHRQFLVDCSISDAFLTFEVTIGGKTVHIAQVQTNRCYDTAADFKQQESLDKYMEVQFSPSPVNPPILSQNVRCSLSIQLDVLRESQRQDETELRLCDYRGLAQLMNISGDQITWMGPEAPKNCPTDSSPTILVLNRWELNCRRRKLNTTAALCELKSLLQQLDHNACVKIINEYIKEQVKKNATRSHRARFRSLSESIL; encoded by the exons ATGGAGATTCAACatcaagaaaatattatatCGAAACAGTGCGAGGAAGTTTACAAACAATGGAAGGACACAAAGCACTCGCAGTTAAAATCAAACTTCAATATATCAAGTTCAGAAGTAAGCAGTGATGGGAAATTTGTAGTTGGACCTGTTGGAGAAGGAGGAGGGTATATGGAATTGAGAAATGGAGATGTTCAACTGCTCATTCCTCCGGGGTCAATGCCACAACAAAGGGAGGGCTACGGCTACGTATTCATGTATTTAGATACAGTCGAGTACAACACAGAGAAGCACTATGTTATCATCTGTGGACCTCCGGGTATTCGATTTAGCAGCTCGATAATACTACGTTTTCCAAATTTGAAGCAAAATGGCGGATTACTCTACGAACAGATGCATACAAGAATCAAGTTGAGTGTTCAGAAACTCGGAGAACCTATGAAATGGAGGCCGTATGATACCAGTAGTGATGGTTTGTGTTGTATAGAAGAAAGCGCAGTGATTCTGCATCTAAATCACTTTACAGGGATTAAATTTGATAGTGGAGTGCAAACTATAAGCGAAGGAAATACACCCATCTATGTATCTGCCTTTTTAGAGAAGAATACACAAAATACATTTACTTTTCGAGTATTTTGCAGTACCTACTATGCTTTAAGG AATTTAAAGGACGAAGAACAAGGTTCTTCTCAAGCACTTGGAAAACCAGTTAAGGTTGGATCATACAACTCAAGTGATGAAGTAAATTTCAGAATTACTGATTGCGTTGAATGTAAAACCAAACCACTGGAATAT ATGATTTGTGTCAGTGATGTTTTTTCTGATATGGGATACATTCATCGTCAGTTTCTGGTAGACTGTTCAATTAGCGATGCTTTCTTGACATTCGAGGTAACTATCGGTGGTAAGACCGTTCATATTGCGCAAGTTCAAACTAATAGATGTTATGATACAGCTGCTGATTTCAAACAACAG GAAAGTCTGGACAAGTACATGGAAGTTCAGTTTTCACCCTCACCGGTAAACCCACCAATTCTATCACAGAACGTACGATGTAGTCTATCCATTCAGCTTGATGTTCTTAGGGAATCACAGAGGCAAGACGAGACAGAATTAAGGCTATGCGACTACCGAGGCTTAGCGCAATTGATGAATATTTCTGGAGATCAAATCACATGGATGGGACCAGAGGCTCCGAAAAACTGTCCAACCGATTCAAGTCCAACAATTCTCGTGCTCAACAGATGGGAACTCAATTGCAGAAGAAGGAAATTGAACACTACAGCGGCTTTGTGTGAACTGAAATCGCTCCTTCAACAACTGGATCACAATGCATGTGTAAagataataaatgaatacataAAGGAACAGGTAAAGAAAAATGCTACTAGGTCACATCGAGCTAGATTTAGATCATTATCGGAATCCATATTGTAA
- the LOC140051927 gene encoding pancreatic lipase-related protein 2-like, which yields MFTTILKSIVLFSLVTNVKAATECYDELGCFDTSYPFYNFPIRPVNSLPSSREEVGTQFILHTRQNEILEEILTSNDPNSILNSNFDSTNPTKFIIHGFQDTGFAEWVTEMYKALLNAGNYNVIIVDWAKGSQVGYIKATGNTRIVGAEIALLIKKLQSISGILPDSVHLIGHSLGAHIAGYAGETLKGTIGRITGLDAAGPYFEYTDPIVRLDPSDAMFVDAIHTDTDPVYTLGFGIQEPVGHVDFYPNGGTNQPNCGERIFKNISDQGLIDAGVTSISCNHMQVLEYFTTSADNQRQFNAYICQDYESYNNGNCFDCGVSCPRMGLYADEYKRNDQSQRVVAYSRTVAQKPFAAVEVNVDVTTASKPNGDKYNERGSLSIEWIGETSNTPLGSLSQTEHFESGQTYTYFTIIPESLGEVKGVKLVWEFDANWYKPWQWFRKPEIYINNVGLTLFPLSQRMTLCGSGIEMKPGEQVTLLPSACEI from the exons ATGTTCACCACAATACTTAAGTCAATCGTACTGTTTAGTTTGGTTACTAATGTTAAAG CGGCTACTGAATGTTATGACGAACTTGGTTGTTTCGACACTTCGTACCCATTCTACAATTTTCCTATTCGTCCAGTTAACAGTTTACCATCATCTAGAGAAGAGGTTGGGACGCAGTTTATCCTCCATACCCGACAAAACGAAATTCTCGAGGAAATCCTAACATCAAATGATCCAAACTCAATCTTAAATTCCAACTTCGACTCTACAAACCCAACAAAGTTTATAATCCACGGTTTCCAGGACACTGGATTTGCAGAATGGGTTACGGAAATGTACAAAGCGTTACTTAATGCTGGCAACTATAACGTCATAATAGTGGACTGGGCAAAAGGCTCACAAGTAGGGTATATAAAGGCCACCGGTAACACACGGATCGTTGGTGCTGAAATCGCTTTACTCATCAAAAAACTACAG AGTATTTCTGGCATCTTACCGGATAGCGTGCATTTAATAGGACACAGCCTAGGAGCACACATAGCTGGCTATGCTGGTGAAACGCTAAAGGGAACAATTGGCCGTATAACAG GATTGGATGCAGCCGGACCTTATTTCGAATATACAGATCCTATTGTAAGACTGGATCCAAGTGATGCTATGTTTGTGGACGCTATCCATACTGACACAGATCCAGTATATACCTTAG GCTTTGGAATACAGGAGCCAGTTGGTCACGTGGATTTCTATCCAAACGGTGGAACGAATCAGCCTAACTGTGGAGaaagaatttttaaaaacataagtGACCAAGGACTTATAGACG CCGGTGTGACATCAATAAGTTGTAATCACATGCAAGTTTTGGAGTATTTTACGACATCAGCGGACAACCAACGACAATTTAATGCGTACATTTGCCAAGATTACGAGTCCTATAATAATGGAAATTGTTTCGACTGTGGAGTAAGTTGTCCTAGAATGGGCCTATACGCGGATGAATACAAAAGAAACGACCAATCACAAAGAGTCGTCGCCTACTCACGGACAGTTGCACAGAAGCCATTCGCAG CTGTTGAAGTGAATGTTGACGTCACAACAGCATCGAAGCCTAATGGGGATAAGTACAACGAGCGCGGTAGCCTTTCTATTGAATGGATAGGTGAAACATCAAATACACCTTTGGGATCATTAAGTCA aACTGAACATTTTGAATCTGGACAGACGTATACATACTTCACTATTATTCCTGAGAGTTTGGGTGAAGTTAAAGGAGTGAAACTGGTATGGGAATTTGACGCAAATTGGTATAAGCCGTGGCAGTGGTTCAGAAAGCCAgaaatttacataaataatgtCGGGTTGACATTGTTTCCACTTAGTCAAAG gatGACCTTATGTGGTTCAGGAATTGAGATGAAGCCAGGAGAACAAGTTACTTTGCTACCATCTGCTtgtgaaatataa
- the LOC140051930 gene encoding pancreatic triacylglycerol lipase-like gives MANTFGLVCCFLLLLSKLNDVEGFKTKFILHTRQNYKNESLSANDKASIFNSKFDPAKQTKFIIHGFMESSEEEYVSLMSLSLLGEGDYNVVTVDWGNGGEGNALDYSSAVGKVVLVGESIIDLIKTLKTEREMSLSDVHLIGFALGAHCAGYVGKEFRQEKKKGNLPSIGRITGLDPDEYNYAGDEEVPLSAIIGRTDAKLVDIIHTETTILGREISVGHLDFYVNHQEGQISCPQITVKTVLDVEGYEVEDNLFSCDHKRAAYYFIASIVAERYFTVCRCYGCSACGSDGCPRMGLHADEYERNNQNKVFYVRAADKKITIDVTTAPKPNGESYDRRGRLSIEWTGTNTYVPVEPLGKTSTKHFKSSTTYPFSRLLPEDPGKLQKVKLSWRYDSHWYKPWKWGLLKSKYIFIDRVEITIFPTGTSLTTRAKSEEWLLKWFVRHN, from the exons ATGGCGAACACATTCGGTTTAGTGTGTTGCTTTTTGCTTTTGCTAAGTAAACTGAATGACGTTGAAG gATTTAAGACTAAATTCATTCTACATACTcgacaaaattacaaaaacgaATCTCTATCTGCAAACGACAAGGCATCTATTTTCAACTCAAAATTCGACCCAGCAAAACAAACCAAGTTTATAATCCATGGCTTTATGGAGAGTAGTGAAGAGGAATATGTTAGTTTAATGTCCCTATCACTGCTCGGTGAAGGTGATTATAACGTTGTTACCGTAGATTGGGGAAATGGAGGAGAAGGAAATGCACTCGATTACAGTAGCGCGGTTGGCAAAGTAGTCCTTGTTGGTGAAAGTATTATTGATTTGATCAAAACACTAAAG aCCGAAAGGGAAATGTCATTGAGTGACGTACACCTGATTGGGTTCGCCTTAGGAGCACATTGTGCAGGATATGTCGGCAAGGAATTTAGACAGGAGAAGAAAAAAGGCAATTTGCCCAGTATTGGACGAATCACtg GATTGGATCCAGATGAATATAATTATGCCGGGGATGAAGAAGTACCACTGTCTGCAATTATAGGCCGTACAGATGCCAAATTGGTCGATATCATTCACACCGAAACAACAATATTAG GTCGTGAAATATCAGTTGGACATTTGGATTTTTACGTTAACCACCAAGAAGGTCAAATAAGTTGTCCGCAAATAACTGTAAAAACCGTATTAGACGTTGAAGGGTATGAGG TCGAAGACAACTTGTTCAGTTGCGATCACAAACGAGCTGCCTATTACTTTATCGCATCGATAGTTGCTGAACGATACTTTACCGTATGCCGTTGCTACGGCTGTTCAGCCTGTGGATCAGATGGTTGTCCTCGAATGGGTCTGCATGCAGATGAATATGAGAGAAACAatcaaaataaagtattttacGTACGGGCTGCCG ataaaaaaattacGATTGACGTTACCACAGCACCAAAGCCTAATGGGGAGAGCTACGACCGACGTGGTCGCCTTTCTATTGAATGGACTGGCACAAACACATATGTACCAGTGGAACCGTTAGGGAA AACGAGCactaaacattttaaatcttCAACAACGTATCCATTCTCCCGTCTTCTTCCCGAGGATCCGGGTAAACTTCAAAAAGTGAAATTATCATGGCGATATGACTCGCATTGGTATAAACCATGGAAATGGGGATTATTGAAGAGCAAGTACATTTTCATAGATAGAGTTGAAATTACTATCTTTCCAACTGGTACAAG